A stretch of Natronococcus sp. CG52 DNA encodes these proteins:
- a CDS encoding competence/damage-inducible protein A yields the protein MNVAIVTVGDELLAGTTTNTNASWLAERLTERGTTVERILTIPDHHDLIAEYVARWSDEFDAVIVTGGLGGTPDDVTLEAVADGLERDLVVHERIRDRLVGKARAFREENPDLVAEYDLQIDLDAAASIPEGATPIVVDEAWAPGCTVENVHVFAGIPEEMRAMFREVAEEFAGESTTRTLYTPAPEGALTDVLEGVTDEFDVAVGSYPRSEDRPGRIRLVGADAETLDAAAAWIDARITTVESPASEPSD from the coding sequence ATGAACGTCGCGATCGTCACCGTCGGCGACGAACTGCTCGCCGGCACGACGACCAACACCAACGCCTCGTGGCTGGCCGAGCGGCTCACCGAGCGCGGAACGACCGTCGAGCGCATTCTAACGATCCCCGACCATCACGACCTCATCGCTGAGTACGTCGCCCGCTGGAGCGACGAGTTCGACGCTGTGATCGTCACCGGCGGTCTCGGCGGGACGCCCGACGACGTGACCCTCGAGGCGGTCGCCGACGGCCTCGAGCGCGACCTCGTCGTTCACGAGCGGATCCGCGACCGTCTGGTCGGCAAAGCGCGCGCGTTTCGCGAGGAGAACCCCGACCTCGTCGCGGAGTACGACCTCCAGATCGATCTCGACGCGGCCGCCTCGATCCCCGAGGGAGCGACCCCGATCGTCGTCGACGAGGCGTGGGCGCCGGGCTGTACCGTCGAAAACGTTCACGTCTTCGCCGGCATCCCCGAGGAGATGCGGGCGATGTTCCGCGAGGTGGCCGAGGAGTTCGCGGGTGAATCGACGACGCGGACGCTGTACACGCCCGCACCGGAGGGCGCGCTCACCGACGTCCTCGAGGGCGTGACCGACGAGTTCGACGTCGCCGTCGGGAGCTACCCGCGGAGCGAGGACCGACCGGGTCGAATCCGCCTCGTCGGTGCGGACGCGGAGACGCTCGACGCCGCGGCGGCCTGGATCGACGCGCGGATTACGACGGTCGAGTCGCCGGCGAGCGAGCCGTCCGACTGA
- a CDS encoding helix-turn-helix domain-containing protein, protein MGGRGPKRELAEKIAGEITLSDDPGATLRKWRTDFDVSQTDLANELDVSSSVISDYESGRRESPGIGVVGRLVEGLLSIDERRGGDRIRQYGRVLSAGFESDVVYDLREYATSMPLVKLYDDIDATEVTTGTTDRISGHTVIDSIGAITRLSSEEFFRLYGQSTNRALVFTGVTRGEAVAVALRVVNPTPNAVILHGIEEEDLWEHAADLARIDGYSLAVTTAPLEDMLDHLVTIE, encoded by the coding sequence ATGGGCGGTCGTGGACCGAAGCGGGAACTCGCAGAGAAGATCGCGGGAGAGATCACGCTGAGTGACGACCCCGGGGCGACGTTACGCAAGTGGCGGACGGACTTCGACGTCTCCCAGACCGACCTGGCGAACGAACTGGACGTCTCCTCCTCGGTGATCTCCGACTACGAGAGCGGACGGCGGGAGAGCCCCGGGATCGGCGTCGTCGGCCGACTCGTAGAGGGCCTCCTCTCCATCGACGAGCGCCGCGGCGGCGACCGGATCCGCCAGTACGGTCGCGTCCTCTCGGCCGGCTTCGAGAGCGACGTCGTCTACGACCTGCGGGAGTACGCGACGTCGATGCCGCTGGTCAAACTCTACGACGATATCGATGCAACCGAGGTCACGACCGGAACCACGGATCGAATCAGCGGACACACGGTGATCGACAGCATCGGCGCCATCACCCGGCTCTCGAGCGAGGAGTTCTTTCGGCTGTACGGACAGAGCACGAACCGCGCTCTGGTCTTTACCGGCGTCACGCGCGGTGAGGCGGTCGCGGTCGCGCTGCGGGTCGTCAATCCGACGCCGAACGCCGTCATCCTCCACGGCATCGAGGAAGAAGACCTCTGGGAGCACGCCGCCGACCTGGCGCGGATCGACGGCTACTCGCTCGCCGTCACGACCGCGCCGCTCGAGGACATGCTCGACCACCTCGTCACGATCGAGTGA
- the gcvH gene encoding glycine cleavage system protein GcvH produces MSFDTPDDRRYLESHEWALETDGVIRVGISDFAQDELGDVVFVELPDEGESVAQEEEFGVIESIKAVSDLYAPVGGEVVAINEELFDAPELVNDDPFGEGWMLEIEGADETELENLLSADEYEDQIA; encoded by the coding sequence ATGAGCTTCGATACACCCGACGATCGACGGTATCTGGAATCGCACGAATGGGCACTCGAGACCGACGGGGTCATCCGCGTCGGCATCTCCGACTTCGCGCAGGACGAACTCGGCGACGTCGTCTTCGTCGAACTCCCCGACGAGGGCGAGTCGGTCGCCCAGGAAGAGGAGTTCGGCGTCATCGAATCGATAAAGGCGGTATCCGACCTCTACGCGCCGGTCGGCGGCGAGGTCGTCGCGATCAACGAAGAACTGTTCGACGCGCCCGAGCTCGTCAACGACGACCCGTTCGGCGAGGGCTGGATGCTCGAGATCGAGGGCGCCGACGAAACCGAACTCGAGAACCTGCTCTCGGCCGACGAGTACGAAGACCAGATCGCCTGA